The genomic region CAGAAGTAACTCGCGTCGCCCGCGAAGTCGGCACCGAAGGGAAGCTCGGAGGCCAGGCGGAAGTCAAGGGCGTTTCCGGAACCTGGAAGGACCTGACCGACAACGTCAACAGCCTTGCCGGCAACCTGACGGATCAGGTGCGAAACATCGCCTTGGTTACGACTGCCGTTGCTAACGGCGACCTTTCTCAGAAGATCACGGTCGATGCGCGCGGCGAAATCTTGGAGCTCAAAAACACGATCAACGTCATGGTCGATCAGCTCAACTCCTTCGCCGCTGAGGTTACCCGCGTTGCCCGCGAAGTCGGCACCGAAGGGAAGCTCGGAGGCCAGGCCGAAGTCAAGGGCGTTTCCGGAACCTGGAAGGACCTGACCGATAACGTCAACCTACTTGCCGGTAACCTGACCGTCCAGCTGCGCGACGTTTCCAAAGTCTCAACCGCCATCGCGAACGGCGACCTGACCCAGAAGATCACGGTGGACGTCAAAGGCGAGCTGCTGCAAATCAAGAACGTCATCAACCAGATGGTCGACAGTTTGGGAACGTTCGCCGGCGAAGTCACCCGCGTGGCGAAGGAAGTCGGCACCGAGGGCATTCTGGGCGGTCAGGCGAAAGTGCCGGCGGTCGCGGGCACCTGGAAGGACCTGACCGACAACGTTAACTACATGGCCTCCAACCTGACGACCCAGGTCCGAGGCATCGCCAAGGTCGTCACCGCCGTCGCCAACGGCGATCTCGATCAAAAGCTCGTCGTCGAAGCGAAGGGCGAAGTCGCGGCGCTCGCCGACACGATCAACAGCATGACCGATACGCTGGGCATCTTCGCCGAGCAGGTCACCACGGTGGCGCGCGAAGTCGGCACCGAAGGAAAGCTCGGAGGCCAGGCCGACGTCCCCGGCGTTGCGGGCACCTGGAAGGACCTGACCGACAACGTTAACTACATGGCCTCCAACCTGACATCCCAGGTGCGTAATATCGCGTTGGTCACCACCGCCGTCGCCAACGGCGACTTGTCCCAGAAGATCACGGTTGACGCCAAGGGTGAAATCTTAGAGCTCAAAGACACGATCAACGTCATGGTCGATCAGCTCAACTCCTTTGCCGCAGAAGTAACTCGCGTCGCCCGCGAAGTCGGCACCGAAGGGAAGCTCGGAGGCCAGGCCGAAGTCAAGGGCGTTTCCGGAACCTGGAAGGACCTCACCGACAACGTCAACGGCCTCGCGGGTAACCTGACCAACCAGGTGCGAAACATCGCCCTTGTCACCACCGCCGTTGCGAACGGCGACTTGTCTCAAAAGATCACCGTCGACGCCAAGGGCGAAATCCAGGAGCTGAAAAACACGATCAACGTCATGGTCGATCAGCTCAACTCCTTTGCCGCTGAAGTAACGCGCGTTGCCCGCGAAGTCGGCACCGAAGGAAAGCTCGGGGGCCAGGCCGAAGTCCGGGGCGTCTCGGGAACCTGGAAAGACCTGACGGATAACGTGAACGGCCTCGCGGGGAACTTGACCGCTCAGGTGCGAAATATCGCCTTGGTGACTACTGCCGTCGCCAACGGCGACTTGTCCCAGAAGATCACGGTTGACGCCAAGGGTGAAATTCTCGAACTGAAGAACACGATCAACGTCATGGTCGATCAGCTCAACTCCTTCGCCGCTGAAGTAACGCGCGTTGCGCGCGAAGTCGGCACCGAAGGAAAGCTCGGAGGCCAGGCGGAAGTCAAAGGCATCTCCGGCACCTGGAAGGATCTGACGGATAATGTGAACGGCCTTGCGGGGAACTTGACCGCGCAGGTGCGAAACATCGCCTTGGTTACTACCGCCGTCGCCAACGGCGACCTTTCTCAGAAGATCACGGTCGATGTCAAAGGCGAGATCCTAGAGCTCAAAAACACGATCAACGTCATGGTCGATCAGCTCAACTCCTTTGCCGCCGAAGTAACGCGTGTTGCGCGTGAAGTCGGCACCGAAGGAAAGCTGGGCGGACAGGCGGAAGTCAAGGGTGTTTCCGGAACCTGGAAGGACCTGACCGACAACGTTAACTTCATGGCCTCCAACCTGACGACCCAGGTCCGAGGCATCGCCCGCGTCGTCACCGCCGTCGCCAACGGAGACCTCAACCAGAAATTGCAGGTCGAAGCGAAGGGCGAAGTCGCGGCGCTCGCCGACACGATCAACAGCATGACCGATACGCTGGGCATCTTCGCCGAGCAGGTTACCACGGTGGCGCGCGAAGTCGGCACCGAGGGGATTTTGGGCGGCCAGGCGAAGGTTCCTAACGTCGCCGGCACCTGGAAAGACCTGACCGACAACGTTAACTTCATGGCCTCCAACCTGACGACCCAGGTCCGAGGCATCGCCAAGGTCGTCACCGCCGTCGCCGACGGCGACCTGACCCAGAAACTGCGCGTGGACGCCAAGGGCGAGATCGCGGCGCTCGCCGACACGATCAACAGCATGACCGATACGCTGGGCATCTTCGCCGAGCAGGTTACCACGGTGGCGCGCGAAGTCGGAACGGAAGGGAAGCTGGGAGGGCAGGCGAAGGTTCCCAACGTCGCCGGCACCTGGAAGGACCTGACCGACAATGTAAACTTCATGGCGAACATTCTGACCGACCAGGTGCGCGCGATCTCCGAAGTCGCCACCGCCGTCGCCAACGGCGACCTGACGCGGACGATTACCGTCGAAGCCGAGGGAGAGATCCTCAAGCTCAAAGACAACATCAACCAGATGATCGCCAACCTGAAGGATACGACCCAGAAGAACACCGATCAGGACTGGCTGAAAACCAACCTGGCGCGCTTCTCGCGCATGATGCAGGGACAAAAGAACCTCGAATCGGTGTCCCGCCTGATCATGTCCGAACTGACCCCGCTCGTCTCCGCGAACCACGGCGTCTTCTATATCAACGACAACGCCGGCCACGATCCACTGCTCAAACTCATGAGCAGTTACGCCTATCGCGAGCGCAAGCATGTCGCCAGCGTCTTCCGTCCGGGCGAGGGGCTGGTCGGGCAGTGCGCCCTCGAACGCAAGAGCATCATCCTGACGCGCGTGCCGAGCGACTACATCCAGATCAGCTCCGGCCTGGGCGAAGCGCCGCCGCTGACGATCATCGTCCTTCCCGTTCTCTTTGAGGGCGAGATCATGGCGGTGATTGAGCTGGCGAGCTTCCAGGTCTTCAGCGAGATCCACGTGACGTTCCTGGATCAGCTGATGGAAAGCATCGGCGTCGTTCTCAATATGATTACGGCGAACATGCGCACCGAGGAACTGCTGGAGCAATCCCAGTCGCTCACGCAGGAGCTGCAAAGCCAGTCCAAGGAACTGCAAAGCCAGCAGGACCAGCTCAAGCGCTCCAACTCCGAACTGGAGGCGCAGGCCAAAGAGCTGGAGGACAAAGCCTCGCTGCTCGCCGAGCAGAACAACAAGGTCGAGCTCAAGAACCGCGAAGTCGAGCTTGCCCGGGCGGCGCTGGAGGAAAAAGCCGAACAGCTGGCGCTCAGCTCCAAATACAAGTCCGAATTCCTCGCGAATATGTCGCACGAGCTCCGCACTCCGCTCAACTCCATGCTGATCCTGGCGAAGCTGCTTTCGGACAATACCGAAGGCAATCTCACCGCGAAACAGACCGAGTTCGCAAAAACCATCTACGCCTCCGGCGGAGACCTGCTGACCCTGATCAATGAGATCCTCGACCTTTCCAAGGTTGAGGCTGGAAAGATGGAGATCGATCTCACCAATGTCTCGCTGACGCAGGTGGGGGATTATGTCGAGCGCACCTTCGCGCATCTCGCCGACGAAAAGGGATTGGGCTTCCATGTCCGTGTCGATCCCAAGGCGCCGCCGACGATCCGCACGGACGTGCAGCGCTTGCAGCAAGTGCTGCGCAACCTGCTCGGCAACGCGATCAAGTTTACGGAAAACGGATATGTCGATCTCAACATCGGCGCGGCCCAGCAGAGCATTGTCGATGCGACTGGAGCCATTGTCCCCGCCGACCAGTTGGTGGCGTTCTCCGTCGTGGACACCGGCATCGGCATCTCGCGGGACAAGCACAATCTGATCTTCGAGGCGTTCCAGCAGGCCGACGGCACCACGAGCCGCAAGTACGGCGGCACCGGCCTCGGACTGTCCATCAGCCGCGTGATCTCGGAACTGCTCGGCGGGCGGATCGCCATCAAGAGCGAACCCGGCCAGGGCAGCGTCTTCACGCTGTATCTGCCGCTGGAGATTTCGGACAAGCTGGCGGACGCCATTGAAGAAGCCTCGTCCATCGTGGAGGCGCCGTCGCGCAACCTGGATCTGTCCTCCCGCCGCGCGCCCGATCCGTCGTACTCCATGACGCCGATCGTTCGCCAGACCGAGATCGTTGACGACCGCAATGCGATCCTGTCCGGCGACCGCGTGGTGCTGATTATCGAAGACGACCTCAACTTCGCCGGCATCCTTCTCGAAGTCGCGCGTCAGCAAGGCTTCAAGGGATTGGTCGCTCTGGACGGCGAAACGGGCCTGGATCTCGCGAACGAGCGCAAGCCGGACGCCATTACGCTCGATCTTAAACTCGGAGGGATCGACGGCTGGGCGGTTCTCGACCGGCTCAAGCGCAACCCGGCGACGCGCCATATTCCCGTGCAGGTCGTTAGCGTCATGGACCGGCAACAGGGGACGGCGCTGGGCGCCATCTCCTATCTGGAGAAGCCAGTCAGCGGCGAGGCGCTCGCCGGCGCCTTCGCGCACATGACCAACTTCATCGAGCGCGATATCCGCGAGCTACTGATCGTGGAGGACGATATCGTCCAGCGCAACAGCATCATCGAGTTGATCAGCAGCGGCGGCGACGTGCATGTTGTGGCGGTGGACAGCGCCGAGGCGGCGCTGACTGAGCTTGGGAAAAATCAGTACGACTGCGTCGTGCTGGATCTCAGTCTTCCCGGGATGAGCGGCCTGGATCTGCTCAAGCAAATTAAACAGCAATCAAACTACCTCGATCTGCCGATAATCATCTACACGAGCAAGGATCTTTCTCGTCAGGAAGAAGCGCAGCTCAAGAAGTACGCCGTCAGCATCATCACGAAGGACGCGCGATCCTCCGATCGGCTGCTGGACGAAACCGCGCTCTTCCTGCACCGGGTCGTCGCGAACCTTCCGGACAGCACGCGCCGGGTCGTGGAACAATTGCACCCCGTGACCGAGTCTCTCATACGTACGCCGCACGCGGAACCAAACGGCCGCGGCGGATCGCCTAAAGTAGAGACGGCTCCCAAACCGCCGGCTCGGCCCGTGAAAGCCGGCCGCGGCAAGAAGGGCGCGGCGCCGACCGTGGATCTGAATGGCCGGAAAGTGCTGATTGTCGACGACGATTATCGTAATATCTTTGCGCTGACCAGCATGCTGGAGACCTACGGAATGAGCGTCGCCTTCGCCGAAAGCGGCAAGGAAGGAATCGATATCCTGCAAAGCGATCCCTCCATCGAACTGGTGTTCATGGATATCATGATGCCGGAGATGGACGGTTACCAGACGACGCAGGCGATCCGGGCCATGGAGCAGTTCCATGACCTCCCGATCGTCGCCCTGACCGCCAAGGCCATGGAAGGCGATCGCGCGAAGTGCCTGAACGCCGGCGCGTCGGATTATATTACCAAGCCTGTCGATATCGAGCAGCTTCTCGTCATGCTGCGAGAACTGCTCGGCAAGGCGCAGGCGTAAGGCGGGGAAATGATGTATGAACGCGCACAGGCGAAGGTTCTCGTGGTCGACGATCGGCCCGAGAACCTCATCGCACTGGAGGCGATTCTGGAGCCGCAAGGGTTCCATCTCGTCAAGGCCAGTTCCGGGGTGGAGGCGCTTAAGCATCTGCTGACGGATGATTTCGCGGTGATCCTGCTGGATGTCCAGATGCCGGAGATGGACGGGTTTGAAGCGGCGTCGCTGATCAAGCAGCGCGAGCGCTCCCGGCACATTCCGATCATCTTTATCACGGCGCTCAGCTTTGAGGATCGCCATGTCTTCCAGGGATACTCGGTCGGCGCCGTGGATTACATGGCCAAGCCGCTCAACCCCGATATCCTGATCTCCAAAGTCCGAGTTTTTGTCGATCTCTTCGAGAAGAACCAAGAAGTGCGGGAGCAGGCCGATCAGCTGCGCCGCCAGCAGCTGCGCGAGGCGGAACTGCACGCCGAATATCTGCGCGACCGGCGCATCGCGGAGGTCCTGCAAAACGCGATGCTGATGTCGCCGCCCAAGGATCTGTATCCCGGGCTTCAGATTTCCACGCTTTATCAGGCGGCGTCCCATGAAGCGCATCTGGGCGGCGACTTCTTCGACGTGTTCAAAATCGGCGACCAGAAGATCGCGATGATCGTTGGCGATGTCAGCGGCAAGGGCCTCCAGGCCGCCGCGCGCACGGCGGAAGTCAAGTTTACGCTGCGCGCGTTTCTCAAGCACACGCGCAATCCGGCCCAGGCGTTGCAGCATGTGAACGCGATGCTGTGCGGCTCGGAGGATGCCGACCGGAACGGCGTCGCCGCCTTCACCTGTGTCACGCTGGTCGTGCTCCATTTGCAGACCGGCGCGGCCGATGTGATCAGCGGCGGCATGGAGCCGCCGCTGGTGCTGAGCGCCGATGGGAGCGTTCGCGTGCTGGAGGCCCGGGGCTTTCCGCTGGGAATCCAGGCCGACGCCACATACGCCGTAATGAAAACCAAGATCGCCGTCGGCGAAACCATCATCGCGTTTACGGACGGAGTGACGGAGGCGCGGCAGGGATACGATCTTTTCGGTTACGATCGCGTCTGCCAGGTGGCGGCGGCCGGCGCCTCGTCGGTCGCCGTGGAGGAGATCGGGGAGCAATTGCTTTGCGCGGCGCGCGATTTCGCGGGCGGCAGGCTGCAAGACGACGCCTGCCTGCTGCTGGCGCGACGCGTTGCGGTTTGGGACGCGAGTTAAGATCCGTGCGGAAACAGTTAGAATCAAGAACAATGTCGCATCTCGCAAAAATCCTGATAGTAGACGATCGCGCGGAAAACCTGCTCGCCCTGGAGGCGACTTTGGAGCCGCTGGGGCAGGAGCTTGTGCGCGCCCGAAGCGGCGTCGAGGCTCTTAAACGTCTGCTGCTGGACGACTACGCGCTCATCCTGCTCGATGTCCAGATGCCGGGCATGGACGGCTTTGAAACGGCGGCGCGAATCAAAGAGCGTGAAAAATCGCGTTATATCCCGATCATCTTCCTTACGGCGCTCAGCACACAGGAGCAAGATGTCTTCCAGGGCTACACCGCCGGCGCCGTGGATTACATCGCTAAGCCCTTCCACCCGGAGATTCTGCGCTCCAAAGTTCGTATCTTTATGGAGCTCTACGAAAAGACCGAACAGGTCAAAATGCAGGCCGATCTGCTGCGCCAGCGCGATCTGCGCGACGGCGAGCGTCTTCTGCGCGAGCTCCAGCGGGATCTCGAACAAAAGCACTTGATGGACATGGCGCAGCTTCAGTTTGGATTCCTGCGGGACGTGCTGCTCAGCGTCACCGAAGGCCGTCTGACGCTATGCCAGTCGGAAGAGGAATTTCCGGAGCCGCTGTCCGTCCCCATCGGTCATGTCTCCCTGTCGCCGCACGGCGCCATTCGAGATTTGCGCGACTGCGCCCGGAAGGCGGCCACGCAGGCGGGACTTCCCGACCTTCGCTGGCAGGACCTCGTGACCGCCGCCAGCGAAGCGGCGATGAACGCGGTGGTTCATGGCCGAAACGGCGAAGGGCAGGTCTATCTGGATCCCCGAGGATCCGTCCAGGTCTGGATCCGCGACCACGGACGCGGGATCGCCATCGAAAACATCTCCCGCGCCACGCTCGAACGCGGCTACACGACCGCCGGCACCATGGGCCACGGCTTCTGGCTGATCCTCGAAACTGTCGACCGCGTATTTCTCAACACCGGCCCCACCGGCACCACGATCGTCATCGAACAAGCCCGAACCCGCCCCCAGCCGCCGTGGCTGCGGGAGTAGGGAATAGAGCCTCCGCCTCCTCGCTTCTTGCAAATCTCCCGCATTATTCTGTATAATGTCTCCCTATGGACAGTGTTGACCGTGATCAGTGGCTAGGCGAAGGCCGCCGCGTGCTGGAAGAGGAAGCGCAGGCGCTCCGTTCGCTCGCCGCGCGCCTGGATTCGCAATCCTGGGCGGCGGCGGTGACGCTTCTTTTGGAGGCGAAGGGCCGCGTTGTCGTGACGGGGATGGGCAAGAGCGGCGCCGTCGGCCACAAGCTTGCCGGGACACTGGCGAGCACGGGAACGCCCGCGCTGTTTTTGCATCCCGCTGAGGCGGTGCATGGCGATCTCGGGATGCTGGCCCCCGCCGATGTGGTGATCGCTCTCTCCTATAGCGGCGAGACCGACGAGATTCGCGCCATTCTTCCCACCATCAACCGGCTCAACGTTCCCATCGTCGCCCTGACTTCCAACAAGCGTTCGACTCTCGCGCAGAGCAGCGCCGTGGTGCTGGACGTCGCGATCGGTCAGGAGGCGTGTCCCATGAACCTGGCCCCGACCACCAGCACGACGGCGATGATCGCGATGGGCGACGCGCTGGCGCTGACCGTGATGGGCGCGCGCGGATTCGACGCCGAAGACTACGCCCGCCTGCACCCCGCCGGCTCGCTCGGACGCCGGCTGACCCTGCGCGTGGCCGACGTGATGCGCACGGGCGAAAACCTCGCCATCGTTTCCCAGGACGCCGTGATGTTCGACGCGGTCTTCGCGATCACGAACGCGCACGCCGGCGCCGCCATCGTGGTCGACGGCGATGGGCGTCTCACGGGCCTCGTGACCGACGGCGATATCCGCCGCCACTTGCTGGACGGTCAGGATCTCCTCCAGCGCTCCGTGTTTTCCGTCATGAACCGCAAGCCCGGAACCGTGGCTTCGGACATCCTCGCGATTGAGGGCTTGCAGCGTCTTGACGACTTCCACCCCGATCCCGGCAGCAAGGCCGGCGAAGCGCCCGTCGTGGACGCCGAAGGCCGCCCGGTCGGAATGCTGATGCTCAAAGATCTGGTCAAAGCGGGGATCGTGCTGGAATGAAAGATGTGGCGTTTGCCCCGGATATAAAATCCGGATCTGGGAAGGCTTCGCCTAACCGTCCGTGCCGGACGGACAAAATAGGCTGTTGTCGAAATGCTAATTTGTTTGTCCGGCACGGACAATTAGTCGCGAAGCGACTTCCCAGACCCGGATTTTATATCCGGGGGCAGGCGAGTGTATGAAAGATGTGACCTGGATCGTGCTCGATGTGGACGGCACATTGACGGATGGCAAAATTATCTACGATGACAAAGGCGGCGAGACGAAGGCGTTCCATGTGGCCGACGGTCTGGGGATCGTGATGGCGCAGTCGATGGGCTTGCGGATCGCCATTCTGTCGGGGCGGAGCAGCACGGCGGTCGCGCGCCGCATGGCGGAGCTTAAGGTTACGCAGATCGTTCAAGGCGCGGGGGATAAGGCCGCGAAGATGCGCGCGTTGATGCGCGAACACAATCTTATGCCCGAGCAAATCGCCTATGTCGGCGACGATTTGAATGATTTACCCGCGTTCGATGTCGCCGGCGTGCGCATCGCCGTCGCGAACGCCGACGCGTTGCTGCTGGCGCGCGCGGATTATGTTACGCCGCGCGCCGGCGGCGCGGGCGCCGTGCGCGACGCGATTGACGAAATTTTGCGTCGCCAGGGACGCTATGACGACGCCGTCGCGCAATACCTGCGGACCTCGGCGGCGAACGCCGCCACGCCATCCCAATGACACAGACCCTGCACATCCTCCACACCAACGATTTTCACAACCACCTGACGGATGAACAGGCTCAGTTTATCGCGCGCAATAAGGCCGAGCTGGACAATGTGCTGCTGCTCGACGCCGGCGACGCCATCTCGGCGGGCAATGTCGGCGTGCGCGTCGGCGGCGAACCCATCCTCGTTCGGATGTCCGAGACGGGGTATGACGCCATGACGATGGGCAACCGCGAGTTTCACGTCGCCGATACGCTGCTGCGCACGAAGATCAATCGCGCCGCGTTTCCCATTCTGTGCGCGAATATCCGATGGCGCGAAGACCGGGGCGAAACGCTGCCGACCGCGCCGTCGGTCGTGAAGACGCTGCCCAATGGCCTGCGCGTGGGGATCTTCGGCGTCACGGTCCCCATGGTCACGGAAAAGATGGCGGCGCGCATCGTCAGCGCGTTTTTGTTTGACGATCCCCTAACCGTCGCCCGGCGCGAGATCGAGCGTCTGCGGCCAGACGTCGATGTCTTGATCGCCCTGACGCATATCGGTGTGAAAGAAGATCGCCGCGTGGCCGCCGCCTGTCCCGAACTGGACTTGTTGATCGGCGGGCATACCCACGTCGTTCTGGAGGAGCCGGAGCGGGTGGGAGAGGTCCCCGTGGTGCAGGCGGGATGGTTCGGCCACTATCTGGGCCATGTGACGATGACGCTGGACGACGGCAAGGTTTCGTCGGTGACGGGGCGGCTGCTGCCGCTGAAAGGTTGACGGGATCGCGATGCCGCTTCTCATCTTGCCGATTATTTGGATCCTGACCGCCGCCGGCCGGAACCTGACGCGAAAGGTCAAGTTTGCCTCCGAGCCGACCGTGCTGGAGCGGAATCTGATCGGTTACGCGATTGGTCTTGGCTTGCTCGCCTACGCGATGCTCGCGGTCGGCCTCGCTGGCGCGCTTTACCCGGCGGCGGGCCTCGCGATTGTCGTCGCGCTGGCGGCGCTCGGCGGCTGCCGCCACCGGGCGATGTTTCAGGAAGCGCGCGAGCGGCTGGCGACGTGTTTCCACCCGCCCGCGCATCTCTGGGGCATGATCGTCGCGATTGTCGTGTTTGGCGTCGTTTCCTTGATCGGAGACTTCAGCCCGCCGACGCTGTTTCTGAACGGCCCGCCGTCCGACACGCTGCCGGGCCTCGGTTATACCGAGTGGGACAGTCTTTCCTACCACCTCGCCGATCCCAAGCTCTTTTTGGCGGCGCACCGTATTTACTTCATCCCCTGGGAGCACCACTCCAACTTCGCCTTCACGGCGGAGATGTGGTACACGCTGGGCTTGATGGCGCACAGCGTTCCGCTCGCAAAGCTTTTCCACCTGACATGCGCCATCGGAGCCAGCCTGACGATCTACGCCATTGGGGCGCGGCATTTGGGCGGCAAAGTCGGCGCGCTGGCGGCGGCGCTGTTCGCGTCGCTTCCGATTGTCTTTTGGGAGGCGGGAACGGCGTACGTGGACCTCGCCGCGACCTTCTTCGTGACGCTGACATTGATGGCGCTCGCCAACGGGATCCTTGGCAAAGACACGCGCTGGGTGGCGATCGCCGCCTTGATGATGGGGCTGACGCTGAGCGCGAAGGCGACCGCCGTGGCGACGCTCGCGCTGTTCGCCATCGCCGTTTGGGCGTGGCGCAACAAGAGCCTCGGCGAGAGCGTCCCAAAGTCTCTGGTCGGCGCCGTGAAGTGGGGTCTGACGGCCGTGGCCGTTGGCTCGCCCTGGTTCTTGAAGTCGATCGCCTATACCGGCAACCCGATCTATCCGTTCTACTACAAGATCTTCGGAGGCAAGTACTGGAGCGCGGATAACGCGGCGACATACGACGCCGCCAACGCCCACTTCGGCTTAGGGCGCCAAGCGCTGGATCTGCTGCTGGCCCCGTACAACCTGATCATGTACCCCCTGCCGGGCCATTCTCCGCTCTCATATCTGTTTTTGGGCAAAGGGCTCGGCGACAAGCCATTCAACGATTTCCAGAGCGAGCTCGTCGCGCTGTCTCCACTGCTGCTGGCCGTTCTCTTTGTCCCGGCGTTTCGCAAAGGCCAGACTCCGGGACTCATCAAAGCCCTGGGTGCGTTCGCCGCCGTGTCCATTGTCCTCTGGTTCGCCACTACGCAATATCTGCGTTACTTGCTGCCATTGGTCCCTGTGCTGTGCTTGATCGCCGCCTGGGTGCTGGTTCAGATGCGCGAGGAGCGAACCGTTACTGGCTGGGCGCTGACGGGTTTGGCGGCGCTCTCATTCGGCTTCTCCGGATTTGTCGGCGTGCGCCTGGCTTCTCTGCAAGCGCCCGTCGCGCTGGGGCAAGTTTCGAACGATGCATACATCGCTTCGGGGTTCGGCGCGTATCCGGCGCTGCAATACGTCAACACGCAACTGCCGTCGAACGCCAAAATCGTCTTCTACGGCAATCCCT from Capsulimonas corticalis harbors:
- a CDS encoding ArnT family glycosyltransferase, with protein sequence MPLLILPIIWILTAAGRNLTRKVKFASEPTVLERNLIGYAIGLGLLAYAMLAVGLAGALYPAAGLAIVVALAALGGCRHRAMFQEARERLATCFHPPAHLWGMIVAIVVFGVVSLIGDFSPPTLFLNGPPSDTLPGLGYTEWDSLSYHLADPKLFLAAHRIYFIPWEHHSNFAFTAEMWYTLGLMAHSVPLAKLFHLTCAIGASLTIYAIGARHLGGKVGALAAALFASLPIVFWEAGTAYVDLAATFFVTLTLMALANGILGKDTRWVAIAALMMGLTLSAKATAVATLALFAIAVWAWRNKSLGESVPKSLVGAVKWGLTAVAVGSPWFLKSIAYTGNPIYPFYYKIFGGKYWSADNAATYDAANAHFGLGRQALDLLLAPYNLIMYPLPGHSPLSYLFLGKGLGDKPFNDFQSELVALSPLLLAVLFVPAFRKGQTPGLIKALGAFAAVSIVLWFATTQYLRYLLPLVPVLCLIAAWVLVQMREERTVTGWALTGLAALSFGFSGFVGVRLASLQAPVALGQVSNDAYIASGFGAYPALQYVNTQLPSNAKIVFYGNPFGYYCDRPYLWGEAGHSTYIPYSTFQSKDDLLRWYESQGITHVLVNPKFFGLGPGPGWSGWVYDLTAGSSQPIFQERGVLVFALPKS